CCCGCAGCGCCGCCCAGCAGCAGCACCGCGCCCAGCGAGGCCAGCGCCCCGGCCAGGGCGGCCAAAGGCAACAATGCCTGCGGCGAAAGCGCCGCGAATGCGGGCAGATGCAGGGCCAGCCACGCGGCCAGCGGACCGATGCCCAGGGTCAGCGCCAGCGATGCGCCGAATGCCGCCCCGCCGGATACCCCCAGGGTGAAGGGATCGGCCAGCGGGTTGCGCAGCACCCCCTGGAACACCGTGCCCGCCACGGCCAGCCCGCCGCCCGCCAGCAGGGCCAGACAGACGCGGGCCAGGCGGATGCGGGTAACCACCAGCATGTGGGTAGCGTCGGGCGCGCTGCCCGCCATGTCCGTGAACGCACCCGGCAGCGCCAGTTCGCCCAGCGCGCGCAGCACGTCGTCCACGACGATATGGAACGGCCCGAACAGGCAGGCCAGCACCACCGTGGCCGCCCAGCACAGGGCGGCCAGCAGGATGCAGCGAAGGACGCGGCGGGGCCGCGCGGCCCCGGTCCATGCCTGTTGCGGCGCGGACCGGGGCACGGAGGCATTGTGCATTAGTGGTCCAGTTGTTTCAGGGCGGCATCCAGGTGGCGCAGCCAGATGGCCACCACCGGCTCGGCGGATGCGGTGCCGCGCAGCACCGGGCGCGGGGTGATGCCCCGTTCGCGCAGCAGCGAGGCCAGCGATTCCGGATCGTCGCCCGCCATGTCGTTGTGGGCGTGGTCGCCCGCCACGGACATCATGGGCACCAGCCACGCGGTGCGCACCTTGCGGGCGGCCAGGGCCGCGGTCACGTCGTCGAACGAGGGCGAGCCCTCCACCACGCTGATGAAGAACAGCGGGTCGACCTTGCTCAGGTAGTACTGCATGGCCGGGTAGCCGAGCGCGGCGGGGTGGTGCGGGTTGCCGTGGCCCATGAAGATCACGGCATCACCGGGCTTGCGTTCCTTGGGCAGCAGCGACTTCAGGGCCACGGCCAGCGATTCGGCGTCGTCGGTGGAACCCAGCAACGGCAGGCCCACGGTGATGCGGGTCAGCCCCTTGGGCAGGCCTTCCATGGCCTTGGCAGTGGCCATCAGGCCGTGGAATTCCGCACCGGTAATGGTGTGGAACGACTGAACCGCCACATGGGTGAAGCCTTCTTCGGCCATGTTGGCCAGCGCCTGCTGGGGCGAGGCGGCGGGCTTGCCTTCGTTGATCAGCGAGGCGCGGGCCTGCCGGGCCGTCCATGCCCAGCGGATTTCGGCGTCGGGGTGGGCGGCGCGCACCAGCCGTTCGATGTTGGCCAGTGCGGGCCGGGCTTCTTCCACCGTGGTGCCGAAGGCCACCAGCAGGATGCCGTCCTTGCGGGGGGCTTCATCGCCGTGACCGGCCAGGGCGGCGCCAGGCAGGACCAGACACAGGGCCAGCAGCAGGGCCGTCAGCACCGGCAGGGGAAGGACGCGGGACAGCGGACGGAAAAAGACGGAGGGGACGCGGGCGCACGAAAAGACACCCCGCCGCAGGGCGGGCATACCGAAAGGCACGAGAAGCATGGGAACCTCCGAAGGAGGCAGGCGGGCAATTGGCGAGGCGGCGGCACGCAAGGGGGCGCCCGGCACGGCCCAAGACATCCGGCAGGTCCTTGCTGGTGTGGCGGGCGCGGTTGACGCGACTGCCACGGCGGACACGGCGTGTGGTTGGGAAGGCACGGGCGCGCGAAACGTGGCCGCCGGTCCCGGAAGGGCAAAAGCCCCGTTGCCTTCCGGGCATGGTCGATGACGCGTCAGGCAGGTCTTCCGGCTTGCCCGACCTGCTCCGGCCTTCCCGGACCGTGGTCCAGTGGCGCTCTGGGGAGCAGGCGTTCTCGCGGGCTTACGGCGGCGGGTCCGCTCCCGATTCACACGGGATTCCCTATCAAGTCCGATGGACACCTGAAGACCCATGGATAGGCCCCGTGCGGCGGGACTGTCAAGCAACAGGGGCGGCCGGGTGGCGGGTGCGCGTGCGTGGGGCACGATGAGACAGGCTTTGTGCCCAAACCCCTAGCCGAAACCTGCCGGTTCGTGTATGTGCATGTATGATCGGGTTTAGTCTTGTTTGGTGGAATCCGGATTAAACATGTCAGGGTTATTTTGTAATACACGAGTAATACGAAACTAATGGGGTTGGCATCTCGGTTGCAGTGTAGGCGTTAGTCGCACGCCCGAATCCGGATTGTCCGGACACAGCCGGATTGCCGGGCGTGAGCACCCAGGGGTTTAAGAACATGCCGACAATCCTGAATAAACCAGGCCACGCGGCGAGCCCCGGAACGAATTTACGGACGGAGATGGGGAATCCGGAAAAGCCGGACGATATGCGGCGACACCGGATAAAACAGGCTGAACGCAGGCGGGGCGCGCCCGGAATCGGATTCCGAACGGCATTCCCGCACAACGCAAGGACGGAGTCGCAGCGCGCCTTCGCCAACATGGGGAGATAGCCATGGTTACGCAGAACACCACCACCACGGGTGCCGCAGCGGCGGCCCGCCACATCCAGCTGACCCAGCCGCAGGCAAACCAGCAGATTGTCATCGACAATATTGCTGGCGCGGCGCTGGATATGGGCTTTCCGTCCGAGGCGGCACAACTGGAGCAGTCCGGACAGGACCTTGTGTTCCTGTTCGAGAACGGCGGCCGCATCGTCCTTTCCAACTTTTTCGGCCTGTTCGAATCCAACCAGCTGCCCGCCTTCAACCTTGAAGACGGCCAGTCGCTGCCGGGCGACGCGTTCCTCGCGGCCCTGCGCGAAGACCTGCTGCCTGCCGCCGGCCCCGGCGCGGGCGCTGCCGCAGGCAGCGGCGGCGTGGGCGACTACGACGACAACGCGGGCGACCTGATCGGCGGCGTGGACCGCCTGGACCCGCTGGGCACCACCGGCATCGGCACGGCGGCCCTGGCGGCCATCGAGGATGAAGGGCCCGACGCCATCGACACCGTGCCCACCCTGATCATGACCACCAGCGCGCTCACCGTGTACGAATCGGACCTGGGCGACGGCAGTTCCACCTACCAGGGCACCACGGAAGGCGGCATAGCTGTTTCCGGTTCCTTCGCCATCACCGCGCCCGATGGCATTGGCTCGCTGACCGTGGGCAACAGCGTGTTCTCGGCGGCGGATCTCGCGGCGCTTGCCGGGGGCACCCCGCTGGCCGTTGATCTTGGTGCGCAGGATGCGTACGCCGACATGGTGCTGACCGGCTTTGACGGCACCAACGTGCTCTTCACCTATACCCTGGTGGACGACAGCACGCATACCCTGCTGACCCCCAGCGCGGAAGACCGCATCGAAACCGTTACCGTCATCATCACCGACGCCGACGGTGACTCTTCCCTTCCCGGCACCCTGACCATCACCATCGCGGATGACGAACCGCTCATCGGCAAGATCAACGATCCCAACCCCGAAGACGAAGTCATCCCCGACGACTACCCCGAACTCGGCACCGATGGCGTTGTCGAACACGTCTTCAGCAATGGCGAGTTCAACCTGAACTTCGACCTGACCAACGGCAGCGTTCCCGAGCTCAACAACGGCATCGTGGACCTGCGCGTGGACGGCGGCACTCCTTACTTCCGCAACGGCGCCGGGCTTGGCGTGACCTACGACGGCAACCACGTGCCCGGCGATTCGCCCGACCGCGAGAACGAACTGGGCCACCGCGACGACAAATGGTTCCATGAGCAGGAAGGCGTGGTCTTCAAGCTGGACGGCGTGGCTGACTCGTTCAGCATGGGAACCTCGGCGTTCTACAAGGGCGAGGGCGGCTCCGGCGAAATCGGCAAGGTGCTGTTCTTCCTGGGCGACGAACTTGTCGATTCGCGGGTGATCTTCGCCAACCAGCCCGGCGACAGCTACAACTTCACCAACCTGGACAACGGCGGGCTGTTCGACCGGGTGGTCATCATCGGCCTTGACTACCAGCACATGCCCAGTTTTTACGGCAGCCACGGGCACGACGTGCCCTCGGTCGGCGACAGCAGCGACTTCTACATCACCAACGTCGGCTTCCACATCGTGTCGGAAGTGGGCGTTGCCCACGGCGACCTGGACTTCACCTACGGCGCGGATGATCGCGGATCCTTCGACCTGACCTGGGCGGGCCTTGCTACCGAGACCCCGGAAGGGCAGCCCGAAGTGGCCGTCGCGCTGGACAGCTCCGATACCTCGTCCGACGGCATCTGGACCTGGGATGGCCAGCAAGTGAACGTTGTCGTCGAAGGTGAAGGCCGCATCGT
This DNA window, taken from Nitratidesulfovibrio sp., encodes the following:
- a CDS encoding sirohydrochlorin cobaltochelatase, which encodes MLLVPFGMPALRRGVFSCARVPSVFFRPLSRVLPLPVLTALLLALCLVLPGAALAGHGDEAPRKDGILLVAFGTTVEEARPALANIERLVRAAHPDAEIRWAWTARQARASLINEGKPAASPQQALANMAEEGFTHVAVQSFHTITGAEFHGLMATAKAMEGLPKGLTRITVGLPLLGSTDDAESLAVALKSLLPKERKPGDAVIFMGHGNPHHPAALGYPAMQYYLSKVDPLFFISVVEGSPSFDDVTAALAARKVRTAWLVPMMSVAGDHAHNDMAGDDPESLASLLRERGITPRPVLRGTASAEPVVAIWLRHLDAALKQLDH